From the genome of Oryza glaberrima chromosome 1, OglaRS2, whole genome shotgun sequence:
ctgcattaggggtattttggtccgggaaaaagttaaaattgaGGAAAAGATACAAAAGAGCGAAAATAGCATTTTGGTGAACACCTCTCAGTTAGGATAGCATTTCAATGAATCACTTTGAAGGGATAATATTCCAGCGAAACCATCATTTTGCGATAgcaaaatcacaattttctAAAGAAGGGGATAATGACTGCTGGGCCATAGGTTAGGATGGCCCATCTAAGGCCTTCCTTCGATGGCCCACCTAATCCCCGCGGCCTATGAACGATGGATTGATCGGACGGTTCACATGTGGCCCAATTCACGGGCAAATATAATGCCCCAACTTGATACTGACGGCTGTGTTTGGGAagggaaaaagtatactttgactccctcaactatcgcccgagtatgattcatatcctccaaccacaaaccaggtatatcgactcctccaactatcaaaactgGTACAAATAATGTCCCTCGGTGGTCTtggaggtggttttggctgacgtgacgcctacgtggcggtCTTGACCAAGTCTTTGTCGtacttgacgcttacgtggcattagaataaaaacaaaaacaaaaaaaaatgtggaacccatatgtcatttcacacaaaaaaaaagtatcatgggacccacctgtcatcatccctctccttcccttcttcctccccctctccctctctccctccctggcCTTTCTCTTCTcgggacgacggcggtggggagaggcggctgtggtggtggggagcggcggctgTCGGGAGCGGCCGTGTGCTCGCGTGGCGCAGCAGCGACGGAAACCTCTTCGgcctcgccgcggcctccgcttTATCCGCGTCCATGTCCACGACCGCCGCCACGACGCCTCAGCGCATCTCCCACTACCTCGCGCACCATCCGAGAGCGATATGGGAGGTGctctccgccgccttcctcgccgccaacCACATTGACGCGTCCTCCACTCCCTCGCCAAGAACCgccactcctcctccttcccggaGCACATCGCCAGGAACGTGCTCACCTTCTTCTACTAGGTTGCCtcctcatcgccgtcgtcgtggacCCCTCACTCCCTCCGCGCCTACTGCCTCCTCGTCCACCTCATCTCCCGCGCCgccctcatccgccgccgctccccagtCCCCACTACCGCCACTGtcgctccccaccgccgccgccgccgcctctccccaccCGCCGTTGTCACGAGAAGAGAAAGGCCGGGGGGAGAGAGATttgggggagagaggagagggggaggaagaaaggaaaggagagggaggatgacatgtgggtctcacatgtcagtgggtcccacaatacttttttgtgtgaatgacatatgggtctcacatatttttttatttttgtttttattctaatacCACGTAAGCGCTACGTAGGACAAAGACttggtcaataccgccacgtagacgccacgtcagccaaaaccaccgagggataTTGTTTGCACCGGGtttgatagttggaggagtcgatatacccaGTTTTGTGTTTAGAGCacatgaatcatactcgggcgatagttgagggagtcaaagtaccTTTTCCTTTGGGAAGAGGGGTTGCGCAAAATGATGTGTGCATTAAcacttgattaattaagtattagttaatttttttcttgaaaatagattaatatgattttttaaagcaactttcgtatacaaaatttttacaaaagatacactgtttaatagtttgaaaaacgtgtgcaTGGAAAACGAGATAGATGAGTTAAGAAAGTGAGGTAAAGAACTCGTCACTAGCACCAGCAGCAAGTACAAAACACTTGCTTATTTATAGTAGTATTTCATACACGGAAAAAAAGTTTAAGCATTAGTAAATATCAATTGTTCGATCTATGAATATggaataatactccctccgggttgataatacttgtcgttttggataagtacatggtctccaaaaaaaacaacattgaccattattttctattataatatgtataaaagtgttaacaaatatatgattttattaaaatactcTTTAAGACTAATTTATACATgcagtcaccatatttgaaagacaaatattttaaaaatgattcatcataatcaaagattataAAATTTGACCTCActcttgtctaaaacgacaagtattatcagcccggagggagtaacaaccATTATTTATGAACGCTAATTACTAGCTGGCCACAACATTTTCTTCACAGCCTAGCTACTTAAGCTATTCAACTATTCCATCGTCCTCTTCGGAAATTGCAGTAAGCTCGGAGGAGTGAAAGTAAGAATCCATGACTTGTGGAGGTggcatgccattgccaatgCCATCCCCATCGCAGAAAAATGGTCTCGGAGGCACTTGCAACGCATCCACACCCCCTTCGAGCATCTCTATTGCCTCACTCATCGTCGGCCGATCGTGTGATTTCATCTGAATGCACCACAGCCCAACAAGGCATAGCTTCCTCTCCAGCTCATGCATGTCAGCAACGTTGGATATCTCATCAACTTGTTGATCTGCTATTAGCTGGTCATACACCCATGATGGGTAGTACGCCTTACTTTTACTTGAATCTGCATTTGGGTCCAcgtttcttcttcctccagccaTCTCAAGTAGTAGCATTCCAAAGCTATAGACATCGGATTTGCCGGATATGACACCAAAACTCCGGGATACCATCTCAGGAGCCATATAACCCACTGTTCCCCGTAAAGCCCTGTCCGACACAAAACTCTTATCCCTCGGGTACAGTTTAGCGAGGCCAAAATCAGCAACTTTCGGAACAAAGTTATCATCAAGAAGGATGTTGTGTGGCTTGATATCAAAGTGTAGAATCTGCATATCACACCCTTGGTGCAAGTAGTTGATCCCCCTAGCAATGCCTAGAGCAATCTCATTGATCTTGTCCCATGAGAAACTTCTCTCAGACAAGAAAATATACTTATCTAGAGATCCTCTAGGCATGTGTTCATAAACTAGGGCCCTTCTCATTTCCTCGGAGCAAAACCCCACAAGACGCACAACATTAACATGGTGAATCATGCCTATGGTGGCAACTTCACTGATGAATTCTTCTCCATTACAGTTGGAGTTGCCATTCAGCATCTTGACAGCCACATGGAGATCACCCGGGAGCAGCACACCCTTGTATACAGAGCCATAACCTCCTTGGCCAAGCTTCTCTCTGAAATGGCCTGTGATTGCAGTGATATCAGTGTAGGCATACCTTGTCGGTCCGAGCATTTGTTGCATTCGGAGAAACTTCTCGACTGCATCAATTGTAACCCTTGTTTTCCAGTACTTGTGTGCAAGGAAAACCAATACAGCCAAGGGCATCAACAGAAACCTGCATAGTGCTGTGTAGACAAGTTTGATCAACTGGAACCAATAAACTGCAATTTAAGCCTATATAATTCTGATCGATGACTTACCTGCAATCATCTTCCGGATCTGCAAGGCATATGCTATTACATATAACATTATACCCAAAGGCATAAAGTAACGTGACGGAATTTGATCAACGGATATGCAGAGCAGGAAATTTGTATCCGCCGAAAGAATGGTACCAAACCAATCGGTTTTGCCTGTACTAGTCGATACACTGCATGGAAGAACAAAAACTTCTGATATGATATCAAGAGCAGATATGTATCGATATTTATGTGAAAAATAAAGGTGTACAGATGTCAAGATCAGTAACTTACGGGATCGAATCCATTAGGCATTGCTTAAAGCTTCCACCAACTGTACGATCTCTGAAAGGAAATTGGACTCTAAATCCTTTCCTCATAGATTTTACTACGTCTGCATAGCTTAAGCTTAAGCTTTCATTTACTGGTGCTACACTGTCCCGACCACCCAAAGGAGTCATGGCTAGGTACCCACAAGAAGGCTCAAGGGTCTGAATAAGAGCAGATTGTTGGCCAGTTAACACATAAACGAAGGATCTGCTGGTGCTCAGGCAAGCGACGGGCATGTACATAATCCAGCTACTGTTCTTTATTTCCTGCGAACAATTGACAAAGCTAGCTATCCTAGTCCATATTGCAGGGGCCAATTCAATGGTGCGGTGCGACTTGCGCTGGAAACTGGGCTCGCGAAGGGAATTCCATCGAGGAAGAGGGCAACTGCTAGGTGAATCCGAGATGTCAGCATCAACGATCAAGAAGGTAGAATCAGTGTAGTTGATGCCCGTCACATAGTATGTTCCGTTGTCAATCTGAATTGTAGCCTTGTCATCGGCACAATTGAGCTCGTACGACAGAACTCCACACTCAGATGGGTCACCTCGCCGGCGGAAAGGAGACGACACGCTGCTAAGATTACCACAGGTGAACGGAGGGCAGCCATGCCGATGATGCCGCCCACCTGCATCTGGGACAAGAACTGCAAGCAAACACAGGACAGAAATTACCCGCAGGATAGCAGTAGTAGAGCAATGAAACACACCATGAATCGCCATGCCAGGTGGGCTAGTGCAGAGCCGGATCTAGATGGCCAAATGACATGAACAATAATACAAAGAAAAATTTTTTTAGCTACCTGTCATTGACTGTGATGCTGTTGACTTGGAAACACTCGACAGAAGCGGAAGAGTCCAAGCGTAGCATTCAGTTCCAGCATTAGTCAGTCATGCATGGTTATTTATTGTTGAAAAAGACTGGACTAGTAGAAATGTATAATCATATAGACTCACAAAGTCAACAAATGCAGCCACTGGAAGTTCCACCAACAGCTGCAATTACCCGTCAACAAACCTTTAAAAAAGATTATCACCAGTCACTCTACCACCACAGAGCTGATTTCAACatcaccaaaagaaaaaaaaaacaagtcggAATAAAATCAGTTGTGGAAAATCAAGGGCACGCGGGAGCCAAAAATGATAAGGAATACCTTTCGAAGAAATAGAACATGGCAAAAGTTTCATTGGCACTGCTCAGAGCCTCAGACATCATGACAAGCACAGCATCAATTCACACCGATAAAACAAGTGACCATTTCTAAAGCACAGCCTTCTCATTCACCTCCATCTCATCTCCATTACACTGCATGGACTTCACCAACCTTCTTATCACGGTGCTCCTCCTACTCGCTCCTCTGAAATACAAATCTGATGTTGCCACAGCAAGTGATGATGAAGACTTCTTCAAGACTTGTTCATCACATCGGTGCAGCAAGCATGGAC
Proteins encoded in this window:
- the LOC127775922 gene encoding rust resistance kinase Lr10-like; translation: MAIHGVFHCSTTAILRVISVLCLLAVLVPDAGGRHHRHGCPPFTCGNLSSVSSPFRRRGDPSECGVLSYELNCADDKATIQIDNGTYYVTGINYTDSTFLIVDADISDSPSSCPLPRWNSLREPSFQRKSHRTIELAPAIWTRIASFVNCSQEIKNSSWIMYMPVACLSTSRSFVYVLTGQQSALIQTLEPSCGYLAMTPLGGRDSVAPVNESLSLSYADVVKSMRKGFRVQFPFRDRTVGGSFKQCLMDSIPVSTSTGKTDWFGTILSADTNFLLCISVDQIPSRYFMPLGIMLYVIAYALQIRKMIAALCRFLLMPLAVLVFLAHKYWKTRVTIDAVEKFLRMQQMLGPTRYAYTDITAITGHFREKLGQGGYGSVYKGVLLPGDLHVAVKMLNGNSNCNGEEFISEVATIGMIHHVNVVRLVGFCSEEMRRALVYEHMPRGSLDKYIFLSERSFSWDKINEIALGIARGINYLHQGCDMQILHFDIKPHNILLDDNFVPKVADFGLAKLYPRDKSFVSDRALRGTVGYMAPEMVSRSFGVISGKSDVYSFGMLLLEMAGGRRNVDPNADSSKSKAYYPSWVYDQLIADQQVDEISNVADMHELERKLCLVGLWCIQMKSHDRPTMSEAIEMLEGGVDALQVPPRPFFCDGDGIGNGMPPPQVMDSYFHSSELTAISEEDDGIVE